The proteins below are encoded in one region of Garra rufa chromosome 12, GarRuf1.0, whole genome shotgun sequence:
- the glulb gene encoding glutamine synthetase → MATSASSNLSKAVKQQYMDLPQGDKVQAMYIWIDGTGEGLRCKTRTLDSEPKTIEDLPEWNFDGSSTYQSEGSNSDMYLIPQAMFRDPFRKDPNKLVLCDVLKYNRKPAETNLRQMCAKIMDMVQNQHPWFGMEQEYTLLSTDGHPFGWPSNGFPGPQGPYYCGVGADKAYGRDVVEAHYRACLYAGVKICGTNAEVMPAQWEFQVGPCEGIEMGDHLWVARFLLHRVCEDFGIVASFDPKPIPGNWNGAGCHTNFSTKEMREDGGLKYIEESIERLGKRHQYHIRAYDPKGGLDNARRLTGHHETSNINEFSAGVANRGASIRIPRTVGQEKKGYFEDRRPSANCDPYAVTEVLIRTCLLNEEGEEPVKYK, encoded by the exons ATGGCCACTTCAGCCAGTTCCAACCTGAGCAAAGCTGTGAAACAGCAGTACATGGACCTCCCTCAGGGAGACAAGGTTCAGGCAATGTACATTTGGATAGATGGAACTGGAGAGGGATTGAGATGCAAGACCAGGACTCTAGATTCAGAACCGAAGACCATTGAAG atCTTCCTGAATGGAACTTCGATGGCTCCAGTACATATCAGTCAGAGGGGTCCAACAGTGACATGTACTTGATCCCACAAGCCATGTTCAGAGATCCATTCAGAAAGGACCCCAACAAACTGGTTTTGTGTGACGTCCTCAAATACAACCGCAAACCTGCAG AAACCAATCTCCGTCAGATGTGTGCAAAGATCATGGATATGGTGCAGAACCAGCATCCTTGGTTTGGAATGGAACAGGAGTATACTCTTCTCAGCACAGATGGTCATCCGTTTGGTTGGCCCTCCAACGGCTTCCCTGGACCTCAAG GTCCATACTACTGTGGTGTGGGAGCTGATAAGGCCTATGGACGAGATGTTGTAGAAGCCCATTACAGAGCCTGTTTGTATGCTGGAGTAAAAATCTGTGGCACCAATGCTGAAGTCATGCCTGCACAG TGGGAATTCCAAGTTGGTCCTTGTGAGGGCATTgagatgggagaccatttgtgggtTGCCCGCTTTCTCCTGCACAGGGTTTGTGAGGACTTTGGCATTGTGGCTTCTTTTGACCCCAAGCCCATTCCAGGGAACTGGAATGGAGCTGGGTGCCACACCAACTTCAGCACGAAAGAGATGCGTGAGGATGGGGGTTTGAA atacaTTGAGGAGTCTATTGAGAGGCTGGGCAAGAGACACCAGTATCATATTCGTGCCTATGATCCTAAAGGAGGGCTGGACAATGCCAGACGACTGACTGGCCATCACGAGACCTCCAACATCAATGAGTTCTCTGCTGGAGTGGCCAACCGTGGTGCTAGTATCCGAATCCCACGAACTGTGGGCCAGGAAAAGAAGGGCTACTTTGAAGACCGCCGTCCCTCAGCCAACTGCGACCCGTACGCAGTCACTGAAGTTCTTATACGCACATGTCTCCTCAACGAAGAGGGTGAAGAGCCAGTGAAATACAAGTGA